A single genomic interval of Saccharothrix saharensis harbors:
- a CDS encoding glycoside hydrolase family 53 protein: MSGSHRTARAVLALATAALPLTTLTPAVSAAGTLSMLGADVSTAQRALDLGAKYYDASGVARDPLDILKGAGVNYIRLRVWNNPRSGYNNKAKVLAYARSVKARGLKLLVDFHYSDTWADPGKQYKPAAWADHGIGQLQTDVYNYTHDVCSSLKAQGTTPDSVQIGNEINVGMLWNDGKVVNNDFTNLSLLLKAGYNATKACNSGTQVMIHTANADSLDHARWFYDGIRAKGVAWDITALSYYCMWHGTLSTLYNVITDVRSRYGRNVVLAETAYPFTTGNADGTGNSITTGCSGYPLTWSGQATNFTHVQNTARNAGAIGVFYWEPTWYAVPGNGWDPADIAGSGNGWDNMAVFDWSGRLNPNVRWTP, from the coding sequence ATGTCCGGATCCCACCGGACGGCCCGCGCCGTCCTCGCCCTGGCGACCGCCGCCCTGCCGCTGACCACGCTCACCCCGGCCGTGTCCGCGGCCGGCACGCTGAGCATGCTCGGAGCCGACGTCTCGACCGCGCAACGCGCGCTGGACCTCGGGGCGAAGTACTACGACGCGTCCGGCGTCGCCCGGGACCCGCTCGACATCCTCAAGGGCGCGGGCGTCAACTACATCCGCCTGCGCGTGTGGAACAACCCGCGCAGCGGCTACAACAACAAGGCCAAGGTGCTGGCCTACGCCAGGTCGGTGAAGGCCAGGGGTCTCAAGCTGCTGGTCGACTTCCACTACTCCGACACGTGGGCCGACCCGGGCAAGCAGTACAAGCCGGCGGCGTGGGCCGACCACGGGATCGGCCAACTCCAGACCGACGTCTACAACTACACCCACGACGTGTGCAGCAGCCTCAAGGCGCAGGGCACCACGCCGGACAGCGTGCAGATCGGCAACGAGATCAACGTCGGCATGCTGTGGAACGACGGCAAGGTGGTGAACAACGACTTCACCAACCTCAGCCTGCTGCTCAAGGCCGGGTACAACGCGACCAAGGCGTGCAACAGCGGCACCCAGGTCATGATCCACACGGCGAACGCCGACAGCCTCGACCACGCGCGCTGGTTCTACGACGGCATCCGGGCCAAGGGCGTCGCCTGGGACATCACCGCCCTGTCGTACTACTGCATGTGGCACGGCACGCTGAGCACCCTCTACAACGTCATCACCGACGTGCGCTCCCGCTACGGCAGGAACGTCGTGCTCGCGGAGACGGCCTACCCGTTCACCACCGGGAACGCCGACGGCACGGGCAACTCCATCACCACCGGCTGCAGCGGCTACCCGCTGACGTGGTCCGGCCAGGCCACCAACTTCACCCACGTGCAGAACACCGCGCGCAACGCGGGCGCGATCGGCGTCTTCTACTGGGAACCGACCTGGTACGCCGTCCCCGGCAACGGCTGGGACCCCGCCGACATCGCCGGCAGCGGCAACGGCTGGGACAACATGGCGGTCTTCGACTGGTCCGGCCGGCTCAACCCGAACGTCCGCTGGACGCCGTGA
- a CDS encoding transcription termination factor Rho, short form, giving the protein MTHHDITHTRLVSGVLDAVDRRTVLRAGGYLPGPRDVTVTPRLVAEHGLRRGDEVHGRAAPAPREDGPPALVTVEAVNGAHPRHSPARPAFADLVPTHPQERLRLETEPHELTTRVVDLLMPIGKGQRALVVAPPKAGKTTVLRSIAHGIAKNHPECHLMLVLVGERPEEVTDLARAVPAEVVAATFDHPPRDHTALAELAVERAKRLVELGRDVVVLLDSATRLGRAYNLAAPTGGRTLSGGVDAGALTAPKRFLGAARNVEGGGSLTVIATALVETGSAGDTLLFEEYKGTGNAELRLDRRSAARRVFPAVDVHQSGTRREDLLLTPGEAVATRLLRRVLAGQEDALDVLLDGLRKTNDNAEFLTRLRGTTPR; this is encoded by the coding sequence TTGACACACCACGACATCACCCACACCCGGCTCGTCTCCGGCGTCCTCGACGCGGTGGACCGCCGGACCGTGCTGCGCGCCGGCGGCTACCTGCCGGGCCCGCGGGACGTCACCGTCACGCCGCGCCTGGTGGCCGAGCACGGGCTGCGCCGCGGCGACGAGGTGCACGGCCGGGCCGCGCCCGCGCCCCGCGAGGACGGGCCGCCCGCGCTGGTCACGGTGGAGGCCGTCAACGGCGCGCACCCGCGCCACTCCCCCGCGCGGCCCGCCTTCGCCGACCTGGTGCCCACCCACCCGCAGGAGCGGCTGCGGCTGGAGACGGAGCCGCACGAGCTGACCACCCGCGTGGTCGACCTGCTGATGCCGATCGGCAAGGGGCAGCGCGCGCTGGTCGTCGCGCCGCCCAAGGCGGGCAAGACGACCGTGCTGCGGTCGATCGCGCACGGGATCGCCAAGAACCACCCGGAGTGCCACCTGATGCTGGTCCTGGTCGGCGAACGGCCCGAGGAGGTCACCGACCTGGCCCGGGCCGTGCCTGCCGAGGTCGTCGCGGCCACGTTCGACCACCCGCCCCGCGACCACACCGCGCTGGCCGAACTGGCCGTCGAACGGGCCAAGCGCCTGGTCGAGCTGGGCCGGGACGTGGTGGTGCTGCTGGACTCGGCGACCCGGCTGGGCCGCGCCTACAACCTCGCCGCGCCCACCGGCGGGCGGACCCTGTCCGGCGGCGTGGACGCCGGCGCCCTCACCGCGCCCAAGCGGTTCCTGGGCGCGGCGCGCAACGTCGAGGGCGGCGGTTCGCTGACGGTCATCGCCACCGCGCTGGTCGAGACCGGCTCGGCGGGCGACACGCTGCTGTTCGAGGAGTACAAGGGCACCGGCAACGCCGAGCTGCGCCTGGACCGCCGGAGCGCCGCCCGGCGGGTGTTCCCGGCGGTGGACGTCCACCAGTCCGGCACCCGCCGCGAGGACCTCCTGCTCACGCCCGGCGAGGCCGTCGCCACCCGCCTGCTGCGGCGCGTGCTGGCGGGCCAGGAGGACGCGCTCGACGTGCTGCTCGACGGCCTGCGCAAGACGAACGACAACGCCGAGTTCCTCACCCGCCTCAGGGGCACCACGCCCCGCTGA
- a CDS encoding LacI family DNA-binding transcriptional regulator, with protein sequence MADVARLAGVSAQTVSRVSNGHPSVVGSTREQVLDAMRRLGYRPNSAARALKYGEFRTIGVILFTLSSVGNSRTLEAIVDHAAHEGYAITLIPVAVPTQDGVLGAFTRLGELAVDAVIVIMEVHLLDAATMTLPLGIPAVVVDSNGGDRYTVVDTDQADGARQAVRHLLDLGHRTVWHVAGPEDSYAAERRAEAWRATLTEAGSAVPGMRRGDWSADSGYRAGLALADEPGCTAVFAANDQMALGLLRAFHEKGKVVPRDVSVVGFDDIPDGTSFIPPLTTVHQDFTEVGRRCVERVLRQVHHRRAKAGTTLVPTRLVVRESTAPPPA encoded by the coding sequence ATGGCCGACGTCGCCCGCCTGGCCGGCGTGTCGGCCCAGACGGTGTCGCGGGTGTCCAACGGCCACCCCAGCGTCGTCGGCTCGACCCGCGAGCAGGTGCTGGACGCGATGCGCCGCCTGGGCTACCGGCCCAACAGCGCGGCCCGCGCGTTGAAGTACGGCGAGTTCCGCACGATCGGCGTCATCCTGTTCACGCTCTCCTCGGTCGGCAACAGCCGCACCCTGGAGGCCATTGTGGACCACGCCGCGCACGAGGGTTACGCCATCACGCTGATCCCGGTGGCCGTGCCCACCCAGGACGGCGTGCTGGGCGCGTTCACCCGCCTCGGCGAGCTCGCCGTCGACGCCGTCATCGTCATCATGGAGGTCCACCTCCTCGACGCCGCCACGATGACGCTGCCGCTCGGCATCCCGGCCGTGGTCGTGGACTCCAACGGAGGCGACCGCTACACCGTGGTGGACACCGACCAGGCCGACGGAGCCCGCCAGGCCGTCCGCCACCTGCTCGACCTCGGCCACCGCACCGTCTGGCACGTGGCCGGCCCCGAGGACTCCTACGCCGCCGAACGCCGCGCCGAGGCGTGGCGCGCCACGCTGACCGAGGCGGGGTCGGCCGTGCCGGGGATGCGGCGCGGCGACTGGTCGGCCGACTCCGGCTACCGCGCGGGGCTGGCGCTGGCCGACGAGCCCGGCTGCACGGCCGTGTTCGCGGCCAACGACCAGATGGCGCTCGGCCTGCTGCGCGCGTTCCACGAGAAGGGCAAGGTCGTGCCGCGCGACGTCAGCGTGGTCGGGTTCGACGACATCCCCGACGGCACGTCGTTCATCCCGCCGCTGACCACGGTGCACCAGGACTTCACCGAGGTCGGCCGCCGCTGCGTCGAACGGGTGCTGCGCCAGGTCCACCACCGTCGCGCCAAGGCGGGCACCACGCTCGTGCCGACCCGCCTGGTGGTCCGCGAGAGCACCGCGCCGCCGCCCGCCTGA